The Gasterosteus aculeatus chromosome 8, fGasAcu3.hap1.1, whole genome shotgun sequence genome has a window encoding:
- the mcoln3b gene encoding mucolipin-3 isoform X2 has product MEESSDLYDMHETNGSPPWDDHDHRCLEELDNVECLRRKIKFFFMNPCEKYHARGRKPWKLLLQIIKIAIITIQLVSFGLSNQMVVRFKEENLMTFKHLFLKDYVNGGMDMNAVYRQADVYDHIDYVLEQYGHLHNITVGNHEYEKNGTFYNPLTVCQEFYRNGTIYPGNETFEIDAQVKTDCFNVYPMDHPSLREALPNFKLHFKRMLSVKITFVLKAINLQTVRHRELPDCYDFTVVITFDNRAHSGRMTVDLESDVEINECRDWKVTGASARNIYLTVLFDCFIIITCIGSFALCARSVVNGIHLQLEYTLYSRNQVPWSDKLEFLNGWYILIIVSDTLTISGSILKMEIQTKVLTSYDVCSILLGTGTMFVWIGVIRYMGYFRKYNILILTLRAAFPNVIRFICCAGIIYLSYCFCGWVVLGPYHEKFRTLNTVSECLFSLINGDDMYPTFNHMKQKSSLVWIFSRVYLYSFVSLFIYMVLSLFITIITDTYDTIKQQQSGTPTSELQKFLSGCNDLPNSGMYRLDENKGFLNCCVSRCRERLTSEA; this is encoded by the exons ATGGAGGAGTCCAGTGACTTGTATGACATGCATGAGACGAATGGCTCCCCTCCCTGGGACGACCACGACCATCGgtgcctggaggagctggacaaTGTGGAGTGTCTCAGAAGGAAGATCAAATTTTTCTTCATGAACCCCTGTGAGAAGTACCACGCTCGTGGCCGAAAACCATGGAAACTCCTACTGCAAATCATCAAAATTGCCATTATTACTATCCAG TTAGTATCTTTTGGGCTGAGCAACCAGATGGTCGTCAGGTTCAAGGAGGAGAATCTGATGACTTTCAAGCACCTTTTCTTGAAAGATTATGTCAATGGAGGCATGGATATGAATGCTGTTTACAGACAGGCTGATGTTTACGATCACATCGACTACGTCCTTGAACAG TACGGACATCTGCACAACATCACAGTAGGCAATCACGAATATGAGAAAAATGGTACTTTCTACAACCCCCTGACAGTGTGTCAGGAGTTCTACCGAAACGGTACCATCTACCCGGGCAATGAGACCTTTGAAATTGATGCCCAAGTAAAAACTG ATTGCTTTAACGTTTACCCGATGGATCATCCGTCATTGAGGGAAGCGCTTCCAAATTTCAAATTGCATTTCAAAAG AATGCTCTCCGTCAAGATCACGTTTGTCCTTAAAGCCATAAATTTACAGACGGTGAGACATCGAGAGCTGCCCGACTGCTACGACTTTACCGTTGTT ATAACTTTTGACAACCGAGCGCACAGCGGCAGGATGACGGTTGACCTGGAAAGCGATGTAGAGATCAATGAGTGCAGAGACTGGAAAGTAACTGGAGCAT CTGCTAGAAACATATACCTGACTGTGCTATTTGACTGCTTCATCATCATAACGTGCATCGGCTCGTTTGCCCTCTGCGCTCGCTCAGTGGTCAACGGGATTCATCTGCAGTTG GAGTACACACTCTACAGCAGAAACCAAGTGCCGTGGTCAGACAAGTTGGAGTTTTTGAATGGTTGGTATATCCTCATCATCGTTAGCGACACATTGACCATCAGTGGCTCCATTCTCAAGATGGAGATCCAGACAAAG gTCCTCACTAGTTATGATGTCTGCAGCATCTTGCTTGGGACTGGTACCATGTTTGTCTGGATCGGGGTCATCCGCTACATGGGCTACTTCAGGAAgtataat ATTCTCATACTGACACTAAGGGCCGCTTTCCCGAATGTAATCCGCTTCATCTGCTGTGCTGGAATAATCTACCTGAGTTACTGCTTTTGCGGCTGGGTCGTCCTCGGCCCATATCATGAGAAG tttcGTACCTTGAACACTGTGTCGGAGTGTCTGTTCTCCCTGATCAACGGAGACGACATGTACCCGACCTTTAACCACATGAAGCAGAAGAGCAGCCTGGTGTGGATCTTCAGCCGGGTCTACCTCTATTCCTTCGTTTCGCTCTTTATCTACATGGTCCTCAGCCTTTTCATCACGATCATCACCGACACCTATGACACCATTAAG cagcagcagagtgggACCCCGACATCAGAGCTGCAAAAATTCCTGTCGGGGTGTAACGACCTGCCAAATTCTGGGATGTACAGACTCGACGAGAACAAGGGCTTCTTGAACTGCTGCGTTAGCAG
- the mcoln3b gene encoding mucolipin-3 isoform X3, translating to MEESSDLYDMHETNGSPPWDDHDHRCLEELDNVECLRRKIKFFFMNPCEKYHARGRKPWKLLLQIIKIAIITIQLVSFGLSNQMVVRFKEENLMTFKHLFLKDYVNGGMDMNAVYRQADVYDHIDYVLEQYGHLHNITVGNHEYEKNGTFYNPLTVCQEFYRNGTIYPGNETFEIDAQVKTDCFNVYPMDHPSLREALPNFKLHFKRMLSVKITFVLKAINLQTITFDNRAHSGRMTVDLESDVEINECRDWKVTGASARNIYLTVLFDCFIIITCIGSFALCARSVVNGIHLQLEYTLYSRNQVPWSDKLEFLNGWYILIIVSDTLTISGSILKMEIQTKVLTSYDVCSILLGTGTMFVWIGVIRYMGYFRKYNILILTLRAAFPNVIRFICCAGIIYLSYCFCGWVVLGPYHEKFRTLNTVSECLFSLINGDDMYPTFNHMKQKSSLVWIFSRVYLYSFVSLFIYMVLSLFITIITDTYDTIKQQQQSGTPTSELQKFLSGCNDLPNSGMYRLDENKGFLNCCVSRCRERLTSEA from the exons ATGGAGGAGTCCAGTGACTTGTATGACATGCATGAGACGAATGGCTCCCCTCCCTGGGACGACCACGACCATCGgtgcctggaggagctggacaaTGTGGAGTGTCTCAGAAGGAAGATCAAATTTTTCTTCATGAACCCCTGTGAGAAGTACCACGCTCGTGGCCGAAAACCATGGAAACTCCTACTGCAAATCATCAAAATTGCCATTATTACTATCCAG TTAGTATCTTTTGGGCTGAGCAACCAGATGGTCGTCAGGTTCAAGGAGGAGAATCTGATGACTTTCAAGCACCTTTTCTTGAAAGATTATGTCAATGGAGGCATGGATATGAATGCTGTTTACAGACAGGCTGATGTTTACGATCACATCGACTACGTCCTTGAACAG TACGGACATCTGCACAACATCACAGTAGGCAATCACGAATATGAGAAAAATGGTACTTTCTACAACCCCCTGACAGTGTGTCAGGAGTTCTACCGAAACGGTACCATCTACCCGGGCAATGAGACCTTTGAAATTGATGCCCAAGTAAAAACTG ATTGCTTTAACGTTTACCCGATGGATCATCCGTCATTGAGGGAAGCGCTTCCAAATTTCAAATTGCATTTCAAAAG AATGCTCTCCGTCAAGATCACGTTTGTCCTTAAAGCCATAAATTTACAGACG ATAACTTTTGACAACCGAGCGCACAGCGGCAGGATGACGGTTGACCTGGAAAGCGATGTAGAGATCAATGAGTGCAGAGACTGGAAAGTAACTGGAGCAT CTGCTAGAAACATATACCTGACTGTGCTATTTGACTGCTTCATCATCATAACGTGCATCGGCTCGTTTGCCCTCTGCGCTCGCTCAGTGGTCAACGGGATTCATCTGCAGTTG GAGTACACACTCTACAGCAGAAACCAAGTGCCGTGGTCAGACAAGTTGGAGTTTTTGAATGGTTGGTATATCCTCATCATCGTTAGCGACACATTGACCATCAGTGGCTCCATTCTCAAGATGGAGATCCAGACAAAG gTCCTCACTAGTTATGATGTCTGCAGCATCTTGCTTGGGACTGGTACCATGTTTGTCTGGATCGGGGTCATCCGCTACATGGGCTACTTCAGGAAgtataat ATTCTCATACTGACACTAAGGGCCGCTTTCCCGAATGTAATCCGCTTCATCTGCTGTGCTGGAATAATCTACCTGAGTTACTGCTTTTGCGGCTGGGTCGTCCTCGGCCCATATCATGAGAAG tttcGTACCTTGAACACTGTGTCGGAGTGTCTGTTCTCCCTGATCAACGGAGACGACATGTACCCGACCTTTAACCACATGAAGCAGAAGAGCAGCCTGGTGTGGATCTTCAGCCGGGTCTACCTCTATTCCTTCGTTTCGCTCTTTATCTACATGGTCCTCAGCCTTTTCATCACGATCATCACCGACACCTATGACACCATTAAG cagcagcagcagagtgggACCCCGACATCAGAGCTGCAAAAATTCCTGTCGGGGTGTAACGACCTGCCAAATTCTGGGATGTACAGACTCGACGAGAACAAGGGCTTCTTGAACTGCTGCGTTAGCAG
- the dnai3 gene encoding dynein axonemal intermediate chain 3, translating to MPPKRSKSATSSAGSKGKGKGKRIQSPVHETKPGHPDDIFPLVLTSATQKLFGCCSDVDVTGERPYKLLKKDDVIKDFKTRAAVSDFSPVKQIVLDYPDDDLLLVFDRDFIYGQSFYLVLTPEAKERILNVAGSPEPETPQVFEDEAIKTPEPEPWISLGSEQEIEEESVRETREKLLFTYKLSEVRRKFGPPAVFSDSKTAVTGCPSCPDSRFSIKLMLRDFGSRAVPRLHSSNTQTKGKLTSDVSTQYTPREFSNEEKEEILRSESFLNFFEKVTSSMLKALQQETIMNVFVDRWKAMGTTSEDEYLSPEVPKHLMLFKVFTEEKYAKGKKISTFNWHPTLHGVIAVALTEKRTEDSPMFESEDSFIVFYSFSDSSHAQLLLECPGDIFAFEFCPSDPNIIVGGCRNGQVVLWDVSAHSIHLKGTQPGEKAPFNTATFDVDDHKEKNTPVVRYCAASPIENSHKAPITDVQWLPPTFEVTNRGLPVENKHNISTQVVTCSPDCSIMFWDVRVSNVNRSARKQSADQKAPYSFLNTFKHLVDTWRPFYKVSLPMIGTTGKYAPLKFCLEPYICVANHTAGATEAENENAVNSEVIPDFSQLRVPLAETLTPLEDVNTKLFIGTESGEIIYSDWKKVIDNSGSLESVKPLHCFNTHYWLVNTLQRSPFFKDIILTIGNWNFAIWKEGVTGGPIIVSPNSEQWCTVGCWSLTRPAILFIGKEDGSIEVWNLLEKMIEPVRVYPQVSNAKITCIKPWTSSKQNFLAVADELGMLCMFEMPKTLCVPSRNEISNLEKYFVVEEDRLQDRLRRKEQRAKEPKRMDCDKPLKLPVDEEQEYKNYLKLEEQILKGLGLLSATPESHTFSHTHL from the exons ATGCCGCCCAAGAGATCCAAAAGTGCAACAAGCAGTGCAGGCAGTAAGGGGAAAGGGAAAG GCAAAAGGATTCAGTCCCCCGTACATGAGACAAAGCCTG GTCACCCCGATGACATCTTCCCCTTGGTCCTGACATCAGCCACCCAGAAGCTCTTTGGTTGCTGCTCCGATGTGGACGTCACAGGGGAGAGGCCTTATAAGCTGCTGAAAAAAGACGACGTAATAAAGGACTTTAAGACAAGAGCCGCGGTGTCCGATTTCAGCCCTGTGAAGCAGATTGTGCTG GACTACCCAGACGACGACCTGCTACTGGTTTTTGACAGGGACTTTATTTATGGCCAGAGCTTCTACCTGGTTCTCACACCAGAAGCAAAGGAAAGAATCTTAAAC GTTGCTGGGTCaccagagcctgagacaccacaAGTATTTGAGGATGAAGCCATTAAAACCCCTGAACCAGAGCCATGGATATCTCTTGGCAGCGAGCAGGAAATAGAGGAAGAATCTGTCAGGGAAACCAGAGAAAAG CTGCTCTTCACGTACAAACTCTCCGAAGTGAGGAGGAAGTTTGGGCCACCAGCTGTTTTTTCTGACAGCAAGACAGCCGTCACAGGGTGTCCATCCTGCCCAGACAGCAGATTCAGCATCAAACTGATGCTGAGGGACTTTGGGAGTCGGGCGGTTCCCAGACTGCATAGCAGCAATACTCAGACAAAAGG GAAGTTGACGAGCGATGTTTCTACCCAGTACACACCAAGAGAGTTCAGTaatgaggaaaaagaggaaatccTCCGGTCTGAGAGTTTTCTGAATTTCTTTGAAAAGGTGACTTCGAG TATGTTGAAAGCCCTTCAGCAGGAAACAatcatgaatgtgtttgttgatCGGTGGAAGGCCATGGGGACAACATCTGAAGACGAGTACCTTTCTCCGGAGGTTCCCAAACATTTGATGCTTTTTAAGGTCTTCACAGAAGAGAAATACGCCAAGGGCAAGAAAATCAGCACCTTCAATTGGCACCCTACATTGCACG GTGTGATCGCTGTGGCCTTGAcggaaaaaaggacagaggattCCCCAATGTTTGAATCAGAAGATTCTTTCATTGTCTTTTATAGCTTCTCTGACTCCTCTCATGCCCAG TTGCTGCTGGAgtgcccaggtgacatttttgcCTTTGAGTTTTGCCCTTCTGATCCAAATATCATCGTTGGCGGCTGCAGGAATGGCCAG GTCGTGTTGTGGGACGTGTCTGCTCACTCCATCCACTTAAAGGGAACCCAACCTGGTGAAAAAGCTCCTTTTAACACTGCCACATTC GACGttgatgaccacaaagagaaaaacaccCCTGTTGTGCGCTACTGTGCAGCGTCTCCCATAGAGAACAGCCACAAAGCACCAATTACTGACGTCCAGTGGCTGCCACCAACATTCGAG GTGACCAACAGAGGCTTACCAGTGGAGAACAAGCACAACATTTCTACGCAGGTTGTCACCTGCTCCCCTGACTG TTCTATAATGTTTTGGGATGTGCGAGTTTCAAACGTGAACCGGTCAGCCAGGAAGCAGAGCGCGGATCAGAAGGCACCCTACAGTTTCCTCAACACTTTCAAACACCTGGTAGACACATGGAGGCCTTTTTACAAG GTGTCCCTGCCAATGATTGGTACCACTGGAAAATATGCTCCTTTGAAATTCTGCCTGGAACCTTACATCTGTGTAGCCAATCATACAGCCGGTGCCACAG aggcagaaaatgaaaatgctgtcaACTCAGAGGTCATCCCGGACTTCAGCCAGCTCAGAGTGCCCTTAGCTGAAACACTTACTCCTCTGGAGGATGTCAATACCAAACTCTTCATTGGAACAGAG TCAGGGGAGATTATTTACAGTGACTGGAAAAAGGTGATTGACAACTCTGGATCACTGGAAA GTGTCAAGCCCCTTCACTGTTTTAATACCCATTACTGGCTGGTGAATACGCTACAGAGGTCACCCTTCTTCAAAGACATTATTTTGACAATAGGAAACTGGAACTTTGCCATCTGGAAGGAGGGAGTCACG GGCGGCCCCATCATCGTGTCACCAAACTCTGAGCAGTGGTGCACTGTGGGATGCTGGTCCCTTACCCGGCCAGCTATTCTCTTCATCGGGAAAGAGGATGGCAGCATTGAGGTCTGGAACCTGCTGGAAAAGATGATTGAACCTGTGCGGGTCTACCCCCAAGTCAGCAATGCCAAAATTACCTGCATCAAACCCTGGACATCCT CTAAGCAGAACTTCCTGGCTGTGGCTGATGAACTTGGAATGCTCTGTATGTTCGAAATGCCAAAGACCCTCTGTGTTCCATCCAGGAATGAG ATTTCTAATCTGGAGAAATACTTTGTGGTGGAGGAAGACAGGTTGCAGGATCGTTTGAGGAGAAAGGAACAGCGGGCAAAAGAGCCAAAGAGAATG gacTGTGACAAGCCGTTAAAGCTCCCTGTTGATGAGGAACAAGAGTACAAAAACTACCTAAAGCTGGAAGAACAAATCCTGAAGGGCTTGGGCCTGTTGTCAGCTACGCCTGaatcacacacattctcacacacacacctctaa
- the mcoln3b gene encoding mucolipin-3 isoform X1, with product MEESSDLYDMHETNGSPPWDDHDHRCLEELDNVECLRRKIKFFFMNPCEKYHARGRKPWKLLLQIIKIAIITIQLVSFGLSNQMVVRFKEENLMTFKHLFLKDYVNGGMDMNAVYRQADVYDHIDYVLEQYGHLHNITVGNHEYEKNGTFYNPLTVCQEFYRNGTIYPGNETFEIDAQVKTDCFNVYPMDHPSLREALPNFKLHFKRMLSVKITFVLKAINLQTVRHRELPDCYDFTVVITFDNRAHSGRMTVDLESDVEINECRDWKVTGASARNIYLTVLFDCFIIITCIGSFALCARSVVNGIHLQLEYTLYSRNQVPWSDKLEFLNGWYILIIVSDTLTISGSILKMEIQTKVLTSYDVCSILLGTGTMFVWIGVIRYMGYFRKYNILILTLRAAFPNVIRFICCAGIIYLSYCFCGWVVLGPYHEKFRTLNTVSECLFSLINGDDMYPTFNHMKQKSSLVWIFSRVYLYSFVSLFIYMVLSLFITIITDTYDTIKQQQQSGTPTSELQKFLSGCNDLPNSGMYRLDENKGFLNCCVSRCRERLTSEA from the exons ATGGAGGAGTCCAGTGACTTGTATGACATGCATGAGACGAATGGCTCCCCTCCCTGGGACGACCACGACCATCGgtgcctggaggagctggacaaTGTGGAGTGTCTCAGAAGGAAGATCAAATTTTTCTTCATGAACCCCTGTGAGAAGTACCACGCTCGTGGCCGAAAACCATGGAAACTCCTACTGCAAATCATCAAAATTGCCATTATTACTATCCAG TTAGTATCTTTTGGGCTGAGCAACCAGATGGTCGTCAGGTTCAAGGAGGAGAATCTGATGACTTTCAAGCACCTTTTCTTGAAAGATTATGTCAATGGAGGCATGGATATGAATGCTGTTTACAGACAGGCTGATGTTTACGATCACATCGACTACGTCCTTGAACAG TACGGACATCTGCACAACATCACAGTAGGCAATCACGAATATGAGAAAAATGGTACTTTCTACAACCCCCTGACAGTGTGTCAGGAGTTCTACCGAAACGGTACCATCTACCCGGGCAATGAGACCTTTGAAATTGATGCCCAAGTAAAAACTG ATTGCTTTAACGTTTACCCGATGGATCATCCGTCATTGAGGGAAGCGCTTCCAAATTTCAAATTGCATTTCAAAAG AATGCTCTCCGTCAAGATCACGTTTGTCCTTAAAGCCATAAATTTACAGACGGTGAGACATCGAGAGCTGCCCGACTGCTACGACTTTACCGTTGTT ATAACTTTTGACAACCGAGCGCACAGCGGCAGGATGACGGTTGACCTGGAAAGCGATGTAGAGATCAATGAGTGCAGAGACTGGAAAGTAACTGGAGCAT CTGCTAGAAACATATACCTGACTGTGCTATTTGACTGCTTCATCATCATAACGTGCATCGGCTCGTTTGCCCTCTGCGCTCGCTCAGTGGTCAACGGGATTCATCTGCAGTTG GAGTACACACTCTACAGCAGAAACCAAGTGCCGTGGTCAGACAAGTTGGAGTTTTTGAATGGTTGGTATATCCTCATCATCGTTAGCGACACATTGACCATCAGTGGCTCCATTCTCAAGATGGAGATCCAGACAAAG gTCCTCACTAGTTATGATGTCTGCAGCATCTTGCTTGGGACTGGTACCATGTTTGTCTGGATCGGGGTCATCCGCTACATGGGCTACTTCAGGAAgtataat ATTCTCATACTGACACTAAGGGCCGCTTTCCCGAATGTAATCCGCTTCATCTGCTGTGCTGGAATAATCTACCTGAGTTACTGCTTTTGCGGCTGGGTCGTCCTCGGCCCATATCATGAGAAG tttcGTACCTTGAACACTGTGTCGGAGTGTCTGTTCTCCCTGATCAACGGAGACGACATGTACCCGACCTTTAACCACATGAAGCAGAAGAGCAGCCTGGTGTGGATCTTCAGCCGGGTCTACCTCTATTCCTTCGTTTCGCTCTTTATCTACATGGTCCTCAGCCTTTTCATCACGATCATCACCGACACCTATGACACCATTAAG cagcagcagcagagtgggACCCCGACATCAGAGCTGCAAAAATTCCTGTCGGGGTGTAACGACCTGCCAAATTCTGGGATGTACAGACTCGACGAGAACAAGGGCTTCTTGAACTGCTGCGTTAGCAG